One region of Cloacibacillus sp. genomic DNA includes:
- a CDS encoding CTP synthase, whose amino-acid sequence MTKYIFVTGGVVSSLGKGITAASLGVLLKRRGYRVSIIKMDPYINVDAGAMSPFQHGEVFVTCDGAETDLDLGHYERFIDEAILGENSCTTGKVYSSVIQRERAGGYNGATVQVIPHITNEIQDRIEHVGAGNDVVIAEIGGTVGDIEGLPYLEAIRQFAGRVGRENILYCHVTLVPYIAASGELKTKPTQHSVNELRRIGIQPDVIVCRSQYPVGPDLREKIGLFCSVPADAVFEAIDSDSIYRIPIVLHLQKFDNLVLRKLGMPTQKAPDMKDWKEFLHKHDTLKGEIVVALVGKYTEMKDAYLSVNEAVSHAGIANGVKVKMFPVESGDLENGNVEEILGGADAILVPGGFGQRGVEGMIAAAKYARENGIPYFGLCLGMQVAVIEFARDVLGLKMANSLEMDEDTPDPVIYLMEEQKNVKDIGGTSRLGAYPCNISAGSKAERIYGTNEIEERHRHRFEFNNKYIKEFDDAGMKVAGICPTGGQVEIMENVNHPWMIGVQFHPEFLSRPVKPHPLFKDFIAAALDRQKKLKKEAK is encoded by the coding sequence ATGACTAAGTATATTTTTGTCACCGGCGGGGTAGTTTCTTCTCTTGGAAAAGGGATCACCGCCGCGTCGCTCGGCGTATTGCTGAAGCGCCGCGGTTACAGGGTGAGCATCATAAAGATGGACCCCTATATCAACGTCGACGCGGGGGCTATGAGTCCCTTCCAGCATGGCGAGGTCTTTGTGACCTGTGACGGCGCGGAGACGGATCTTGATCTCGGGCATTATGAGCGCTTTATAGATGAGGCGATCCTGGGCGAGAACAGCTGTACCACGGGCAAAGTTTACTCCTCCGTGATCCAGCGCGAGCGCGCGGGAGGCTATAACGGCGCCACAGTGCAGGTCATACCGCATATCACGAACGAAATACAGGACCGGATCGAACATGTCGGCGCCGGTAATGACGTCGTCATTGCCGAAATCGGCGGTACGGTCGGCGACATTGAGGGCCTTCCATATCTTGAGGCGATACGCCAGTTCGCCGGACGCGTCGGTCGGGAAAACATCCTTTACTGCCATGTCACCCTCGTTCCCTATATCGCGGCCTCAGGCGAGCTCAAGACCAAACCTACCCAGCACAGCGTCAACGAGCTGCGCCGTATCGGTATACAGCCAGACGTCATCGTCTGCCGTTCGCAGTATCCAGTGGGGCCGGATCTCAGAGAGAAGATCGGCCTCTTTTGCAGCGTCCCCGCCGATGCGGTCTTTGAGGCGATAGATTCCGATTCGATCTACAGAATCCCCATAGTGCTTCATTTGCAGAAGTTTGACAACCTCGTGCTGAGAAAGCTCGGCATGCCGACGCAGAAGGCCCCTGATATGAAGGACTGGAAAGAATTCCTCCACAAGCACGACACCCTTAAGGGAGAGATCGTCGTCGCGCTGGTTGGAAAGTATACGGAGATGAAGGACGCCTATCTCAGCGTTAATGAGGCGGTCTCACACGCCGGCATCGCCAACGGCGTTAAGGTAAAGATGTTTCCCGTTGAGTCGGGCGACCTTGAAAACGGCAATGTCGAAGAGATACTTGGCGGCGCCGACGCGATACTGGTCCCCGGAGGCTTTGGCCAGCGCGGAGTCGAGGGCATGATCGCCGCGGCTAAGTACGCCCGCGAAAATGGAATACCCTATTTCGGCCTCTGCCTTGGCATGCAGGTCGCCGTCATCGAATTCGCGCGCGACGTGCTGGGACTCAAAATGGCGAACAGCCTGGAGATGGACGAGGATACGCCCGATCCCGTCATTTACCTGATGGAAGAGCAGAAAAATGTCAAAGACATCGGCGGCACCTCAAGACTCGGAGCCTATCCCTGTAATATCAGCGCCGGCTCCAAGGCTGAGCGGATATACGGCACCAACGAAATAGAGGAGCGTCACCGCCACCGCTTTGAATTCAACAACAAATATATCAAAGAGTTTGACGACGCCGGAATGAAAGTGGCAGGAATCTGCCCGACCGGCGGACAGGTAGAGATTATGGAGAACGTCAATCATCCATGGATGATCGGAGTTCAGTTCCACCCCGAGTTCCTTTCTCGTCCCGTCAAGCCGCACCCGCTCTTTAAGGATTTTATCGCGGCGGCGCTTGACAGGCAGAAAAAGCTAAAAAAGGAGGCAAAATAA
- a CDS encoding LysM peptidoglycan-binding domain-containing M23 family metallopeptidase produces MKAGDDIRKTKRRKTLCLIIFLMAAVGSAVVFAAKAAEHTGMYWIGLDSEFVMERPEDNRGFFTVDVSDFLNNTGAAPAAAAEEETEIVPLAIGPLPSIPTLTDEELKLYGILSKNDGRISSSDQSVLDEDIHWTEVVLEPGDTLKSIADEFGISEEDLRQANGLRKNEKPNPAEVLYVPDSHNDVTATLLFVRKLQKEELAIAKKGKLLETSEYIVKEGDTLWGISDKFNLDVDTLVGSNQKVLGGNINRLKLGMALRIPNQDGIFVKVAKRDTLAKLADKYGSTKESVLIANAMKSESLVAGSEIFLPGGKLVAVTEVHIATNKNGRVRTATVKISSGSVRGFRWPVLGQISSPFGWRKSPFGRRRVFHSGLDIRAPRGTEIKAGASGVVVHSGWMGGYGKAVVISHSKGLTTLYGHCSKLIAQKGMRVSQGQTIALVGSTGRSTGNHVHFEVRVNGTPQNPLRHLR; encoded by the coding sequence ATGAAAGCCGGAGATGATATACGTAAAACAAAACGACGGAAGACTCTTTGCCTCATCATCTTTTTGATGGCTGCGGTTGGAAGCGCCGTCGTCTTCGCCGCCAAAGCGGCGGAGCATACAGGCATGTACTGGATCGGCCTTGACAGCGAATTTGTGATGGAACGCCCCGAAGACAACCGGGGCTTCTTTACTGTGGACGTCTCTGACTTCCTCAACAATACAGGAGCCGCTCCGGCGGCTGCCGCCGAGGAGGAGACTGAGATAGTGCCGCTGGCGATCGGGCCGCTTCCAAGTATCCCGACGCTCACCGATGAGGAGCTTAAGCTTTACGGCATACTCTCGAAGAATGACGGGCGCATCTCCAGCTCCGACCAGAGCGTCCTAGACGAGGATATCCACTGGACCGAGGTCGTTCTTGAGCCCGGCGATACTTTGAAGTCTATCGCCGATGAGTTCGGCATCAGTGAAGAGGACCTGCGTCAGGCTAACGGTCTGCGGAAAAATGAAAAGCCGAATCCCGCCGAGGTGCTCTATGTTCCGGACAGCCATAACGACGTAACCGCGACGCTGCTCTTTGTCAGGAAGCTACAGAAAGAGGAGCTGGCCATCGCGAAGAAGGGAAAGCTGCTTGAGACATCCGAGTATATTGTCAAAGAGGGAGACACGCTTTGGGGAATATCGGATAAATTCAACCTGGACGTTGATACGCTCGTAGGGTCGAACCAGAAGGTTCTAGGCGGAAATATAAACCGCCTTAAACTGGGAATGGCTCTGCGCATACCGAATCAGGACGGTATCTTTGTCAAGGTGGCGAAGAGGGACACCCTCGCCAAGCTTGCAGATAAGTACGGTTCGACAAAGGAGTCGGTCCTGATTGCCAACGCGATGAAGAGCGAATCGCTGGTCGCCGGCAGCGAGATATTCCTGCCCGGCGGAAAGCTGGTCGCTGTCACTGAAGTGCATATCGCGACGAATAAAAATGGCCGTGTCCGCACCGCTACGGTAAAAATTTCGAGCGGCAGCGTCAGAGGTTTTCGCTGGCCTGTACTTGGACAGATATCAAGTCCGTTTGGATGGCGCAAGAGTCCGTTCGGCAGACGCCGTGTATTCCATTCGGGGCTTGACATACGCGCCCCTCGCGGCACGGAGATCAAAGCCGGTGCCTCCGGCGTGGTCGTTCATTCCGGCTGGATGGGCGGATACGGCAAGGCGGTCGTCATATCCCATTCAAAGGGGCTGACTACGCTCTACGGCCACTGCAGCAAGCTTATCGCGCAGAAGGGCATGAGGGTGTCCCAGGGACAGACGATCGCCCTCGTGGGCAGCACCGGACGTTCTACGGGAAACCACGTGCACTTTGAGGTCCGGGTCAACGGTACGCCGCAGAATCCGCTTAGACATCTCAGATAG
- the rho gene encoding transcription termination factor Rho yields MGFNQLAGQTLAELRKIAKEIGVTLITTRRKDDLINDILKTQAEALGYRFNGGTLECMSEGYGFLRPSGLLPSSNDIYVSASQIRRFGLRNGDVVWGIIRPPKDQEHYEALLRVENVNFTDPEEARRRPHFEALTPIFPTEKLELETDRKQIATRIVDIFAPIGKGQRALIVSPPKAGKTTLLKNLAHSITTNHPEVILMVLLIDERPEEVTDMARSVDGEIIASTFDRPAEEHLRVAGLALEKAKRLVEVSKDVVLLLDSITRLARASNLIVPPSGRTLSGGMDPAALYFPKKFFGTARNIENGGSLTIIGTSLVETGSRMDDVIYEEFKGTGNMEVHLSRKISEQRIFPALDITRSGTRKEELMVPEGDLQRIWGLRRKIANMDEAEVLNLILDKLRNTPTNRDFLATIKAG; encoded by the coding sequence TTGGGATTCAACCAGCTTGCCGGACAGACTCTCGCCGAGCTGCGCAAGATCGCAAAAGAGATCGGCGTGACCTTGATAACTACACGCCGCAAGGACGATCTAATCAACGACATCCTGAAGACGCAGGCGGAGGCCCTCGGTTACCGCTTCAACGGCGGCACCCTTGAGTGCATGAGCGAGGGATACGGATTCCTGCGTCCCTCCGGACTCCTCCCGAGCAGCAACGATATATATGTGTCTGCATCGCAGATAAGACGTTTCGGTCTGCGCAACGGCGATGTGGTCTGGGGCATCATCCGTCCCCCGAAGGACCAGGAGCATTATGAGGCGCTGCTCCGCGTGGAGAACGTGAACTTCACCGACCCTGAGGAGGCGCGCCGCCGCCCGCACTTTGAGGCGCTGACGCCGATATTCCCCACCGAAAAACTTGAGCTGGAGACGGACCGCAAACAGATAGCCACGCGTATCGTCGATATATTTGCGCCGATCGGTAAAGGACAGCGCGCTCTGATCGTTTCTCCGCCGAAGGCCGGAAAGACGACCCTCCTCAAAAACCTCGCACATTCGATAACGACAAACCATCCCGAAGTGATACTTATGGTGCTGCTCATCGACGAACGCCCCGAAGAGGTCACCGATATGGCGCGTTCTGTGGACGGCGAGATCATCGCCTCCACCTTTGACCGCCCCGCGGAGGAGCATCTCCGCGTCGCAGGGCTGGCCCTTGAAAAGGCGAAGCGTCTCGTGGAGGTCTCGAAGGACGTCGTGCTGCTGCTTGATTCGATCACAAGACTTGCCCGCGCCTCAAACCTTATCGTTCCTCCGTCGGGACGCACGCTCTCCGGCGGTATGGACCCCGCTGCGCTCTACTTCCCGAAGAAGTTCTTCGGCACCGCACGCAACATAGAAAACGGCGGCAGTCTGACGATCATCGGTACCTCGCTGGTTGAGACCGGCAGCCGTATGGACGACGTGATTTATGAAGAATTCAAAGGAACTGGCAACATGGAGGTCCACCTCTCGCGGAAGATATCCGAGCAGCGCATCTTCCCGGCCCTCGATATCACACGTTCAGGAACGCGCAAAGAGGAGCTTATGGTGCCCGAGGGCGATCTGCAGCGCATCTGGGGCCTCCGCAGGAAGATCGCAAATATGGACGAGGCGGAAGTTCTAAATCTTATCCTTGATAAATTAAGAAACACGCCCACGAATCGTGATTTTCTTGCTACAATAAAGGCTGGCTAG
- a CDS encoding DUF4392 domain-containing protein, whose protein sequence is MVLPEAYAKKLISLVSRDRGGRGVSKLCRPDEWQRAAAAFAPLKMVAVVSGFYIPGADAPETDGPGGAVMLARAFLREGRESEIWTDDLCLSVMRAAATAAEYPERLVRVAPPRLADGSPDGLIFTERLGRAEDGGYYNFRKIDISEWTPPLDELAAEAKKRGIPTLGIGDGGNEVGMGNFHEELKRLLPAYASCLCTVRTDYALAVDVSNWGAYALAAALSFMWGSWRGPEAGDELAMLKAVNGLGAVDGISRLPELTVDGFDITTQDKIISSLKELWALYSPD, encoded by the coding sequence ATGGTTCTACCGGAAGCCTATGCTAAAAAGCTCATATCGCTTGTTTCACGTGACCGAGGAGGGCGCGGCGTCTCCAAACTTTGCCGCCCGGACGAATGGCAGAGGGCGGCAGCGGCCTTCGCTCCCCTGAAAATGGTGGCGGTCGTCTCGGGGTTTTATATTCCGGGGGCCGACGCTCCGGAGACGGACGGTCCCGGCGGCGCGGTGATGCTCGCGCGCGCCTTTTTACGTGAGGGACGTGAGTCTGAGATATGGACCGACGATCTCTGTCTTTCGGTGATGCGCGCCGCCGCCACCGCCGCGGAGTATCCCGAGCGGCTGGTGAGGGTCGCGCCGCCGCGGCTTGCGGACGGGTCTCCGGACGGACTGATTTTCACAGAACGGCTGGGGCGCGCGGAGGACGGCGGCTATTACAACTTCCGTAAGATAGATATCTCGGAGTGGACGCCGCCGCTTGACGAATTGGCCGCGGAGGCGAAGAAACGCGGCATCCCGACGCTTGGCATCGGCGACGGGGGCAACGAGGTCGGCATGGGAAACTTCCATGAGGAGCTTAAAAGGCTGCTGCCCGCCTACGCCTCATGTCTCTGCACGGTGCGGACGGATTACGCGCTCGCCGTGGACGTCAGCAACTGGGGGGCCTATGCGCTGGCCGCGGCGCTCTCTTTTATGTGGGGAAGCTGGCGCGGACCGGAGGCGGGAGATGAGCTGGCGATGCTGAAGGCTGTGAATGGGCTGGGAGCTGTGGACGGTATCAGCCGCCTCCCCGAACTCACAGTCGATGGGTTCGATATAACGACGCAGGATAAGATCATATCTTCGCTTAAAGAGCTCTGGGCGCTTTATTCTCCCGATTGA
- the pfkA gene encoding 6-phosphofructokinase — translation MLRRIGVLTSGGDAPGMNASIRAVTRTALFHGLQVVGIRRGYEGLLEGDFVPLTRSSVGGILLHGGTMLRTARCPAFMRPEGINAGISKLRENDIDALVVIGGDGSFRGAKELHDRGVHVVGVPGTIDNDMAGTDCTIGFDTACNTALECISKLRDTASSHDRMFIVEVMGRHAGFLALETGVACGAEFVLIPELPVDLEAIANKIHYAKQRGKTHSLIVLAEGVMSASELAEKLKGHCDYDPRIVVLGHLQRGGAPSCFDTVLASRLGAAAVEALIDGKRGMMVGRTKDEIVTVPLETAWTQHHPLDSDMLRLVETLSI, via the coding sequence ATGCTTCGCAGAATCGGGGTTTTGACAAGCGGTGGCGACGCGCCGGGGATGAACGCCTCAATACGCGCCGTCACGCGCACGGCTTTATTTCATGGACTGCAGGTCGTAGGCATACGCCGCGGTTATGAGGGACTGCTTGAAGGGGACTTTGTCCCCTTGACGCGCAGCTCCGTCGGCGGGATCTTGCTGCACGGCGGGACGATGCTTCGTACCGCGCGCTGTCCGGCCTTTATGAGGCCGGAGGGGATTAACGCAGGCATTTCCAAGCTGCGGGAGAATGACATAGACGCGCTGGTGGTGATCGGCGGCGACGGCTCTTTCCGCGGAGCGAAGGAACTTCACGACCGCGGCGTCCATGTGGTGGGAGTCCCCGGCACGATAGACAACGATATGGCCGGCACCGACTGCACCATCGGATTCGATACGGCCTGCAACACCGCTCTGGAATGTATCAGCAAGCTGCGCGACACCGCCTCAAGTCACGACCGGATGTTTATCGTCGAGGTGATGGGACGGCACGCCGGTTTTCTCGCGCTGGAGACGGGAGTGGCCTGCGGCGCGGAGTTCGTGCTGATTCCCGAGCTGCCGGTGGACCTGGAGGCGATCGCGAATAAGATACATTACGCCAAGCAGCGCGGCAAAACGCATTCGCTGATCGTCCTTGCCGAGGGGGTCATGTCTGCCTCGGAGCTGGCGGAGAAATTGAAGGGGCACTGCGATTATGACCCGCGGATAGTCGTCCTCGGACATCTGCAGCGCGGCGGCGCGCCCTCCTGCTTTGACACCGTTCTCGCCTCACGCCTGGGAGCGGCGGCCGTGGAGGCGCTGATCGACGGCAAACGCGGCATGATGGTGGGGAGGACTAAGGACGAGATTGTGACCGTGCCGCTGGAAACGGCGTGGACGCAGCACCACCCGCTTGACTCGGATATGCTGCGTCTGGTGGAGACACTGAGTATTTAG
- a CDS encoding phosphoribosyltransferase family protein, whose protein sequence is MPYCPDCLSGAAKEALPPFCADCGGAYGVECCYDSVPCYAAAIHDGDARSFILALKYKNMRPLGEAIGREMGRLFPRQEADLLIPLPLHADSRRAFNQTELIARGISSRWGTPVGTRLLKWRAGSGAQTEKRGRARRALSFDSFVASPELTGKSAVLVDDVYTTGGTVCAAKFALQRAGAEVKAVLVWTQRVSSPEHPGAWPEDGEYWL, encoded by the coding sequence GTGCCGTACTGCCCAGACTGTCTGAGTGGCGCGGCGAAAGAGGCGCTGCCGCCCTTCTGCGCCGACTGCGGCGGTGCCTACGGCGTCGAATGCTGTTATGACAGCGTGCCATGTTACGCTGCCGCCATCCATGACGGAGACGCGCGCAGCTTTATTTTAGCCTTGAAGTATAAGAATATGAGGCCGCTCGGAGAGGCGATCGGGCGAGAGATGGGGAGGCTGTTTCCACGGCAGGAGGCTGACTTGCTGATCCCGCTGCCGCTTCACGCGGACAGCCGCCGCGCCTTCAACCAGACGGAGCTGATCGCGCGCGGAATATCCTCGCGGTGGGGGACGCCGGTCGGCACGAGGCTGCTCAAATGGCGCGCCGGCAGCGGAGCGCAGACGGAGAAGCGGGGCAGAGCGCGCCGGGCGCTGAGCTTCGATTCTTTCGTGGCTTCGCCGGAGCTCACGGGAAAAAGCGCCGTTCTTGTGGACGACGTATATACGACCGGCGGCACCGTGTGCGCGGCGAAGTTCGCGCTGCAAAGGGCGGGAGCCGAGGTAAAGGCGGTCCTCGTCTGGACGCAGCGGGTTTCCTCCCCTGAACATCCTGGAGCGTGGCCGGAAGATGGGGAATATTGGTTATGA
- the metK gene encoding methionine adenosyltransferase translates to MSKERFLISSESVTEGHPDKLADQISDAVLDAILEADPMGRVACETLVSTGLIVVAGEISTVCYVDIPKIARKTVKDVGYTRAKYGFDGDTCSVITTIDEQSPDIALGVDKAKEAKELSDDEIDAIGAGDQGLMVGYACNETEELMPLPISLAQKLTRRLSEVRKNKTLPYLRPDGKSQVTVEYVNGKPLRVDTVVISTQHHPAIDQKQIEADIIEHVIKPVIPAQLITTKPRILVNPTGRFVMGGPQADSGLTGRKIIVDTYGGAVPHGGGAFSGKDPTKVDRSGAYMARYAAKNVVAAGLADACQIQVAYAIGVAKPVSIMVETFGTGKIKDEEITQLLRENFDFRPAAVIRDLDLRKPQYKRLAAYGHMGRIDLDPMPAWERTDKAETLKRAAERFA, encoded by the coding sequence ATGAGCAAAGAAAGGTTTCTTATTTCGTCGGAATCGGTGACGGAGGGACACCCAGACAAACTCGCAGATCAAATATCCGATGCGGTGCTTGACGCCATTCTCGAAGCCGACCCGATGGGGCGCGTGGCCTGCGAGACGCTGGTATCGACCGGACTGATAGTGGTCGCGGGAGAGATAAGCACGGTCTGCTATGTAGATATTCCGAAGATCGCGCGCAAGACGGTAAAGGATGTCGGCTACACGCGCGCGAAGTATGGCTTCGACGGGGACACCTGCTCCGTCATCACGACGATAGACGAACAATCTCCCGATATCGCGCTCGGCGTCGACAAGGCGAAAGAGGCGAAGGAGCTTTCGGATGACGAAATAGACGCCATCGGCGCGGGCGACCAGGGGCTCATGGTAGGTTATGCCTGCAACGAGACGGAGGAGCTGATGCCGCTGCCAATCTCGCTCGCGCAGAAGCTGACGCGCCGCCTCTCCGAGGTACGCAAAAATAAGACGCTGCCATACCTGCGTCCGGACGGCAAGAGCCAGGTGACGGTGGAGTACGTGAACGGCAAGCCGCTGCGTGTCGATACAGTGGTCATCAGTACCCAGCATCACCCCGCGATCGACCAGAAGCAGATCGAGGCGGATATTATAGAGCATGTCATTAAGCCTGTCATTCCCGCACAGCTCATCACGACAAAGCCGCGCATTCTCGTCAATCCGACGGGGCGCTTTGTGATGGGCGGCCCGCAGGCCGACAGCGGCCTGACGGGGCGCAAGATAATCGTCGATACTTACGGCGGCGCTGTGCCTCACGGCGGTGGCGCCTTCTCCGGCAAGGACCCGACGAAGGTGGACCGTTCAGGGGCCTATATGGCGCGCTACGCGGCGAAGAACGTCGTCGCTGCGGGGCTTGCCGACGCCTGCCAGATACAGGTGGCCTACGCGATCGGCGTTGCGAAGCCCGTTTCGATAATGGTAGAGACTTTTGGCACGGGAAAGATAAAGGACGAGGAGATCACACAGCTGCTGCGCGAGAACTTTGACTTCCGTCCCGCGGCAGTCATCCGCGACCTGGATCTGCGCAAACCGCAGTACAAGCGTCTGGCCGCCTACGGACATATGGGGCGTATCGACCTTGATCCGATGCCGGCCTGGGAGCGCACGGACAAGGCTGAGACGCTCAAACGGGCGGCGGAGCGTTTCGCGTAA
- a CDS encoding MATE family efflux transporter has protein sequence MRHGAEALEREELRGLMRAFCLPSLAASLVTALYNIVDQIFIGRALGVAGNAAANVVFPAVTVITALSLMCGVGSSAVMNLALGRGDNEQARRGVAGGFVMMAVCGMAVSLAMLCRTVPLLRLFGCTDTVMPYAAPYAQITAFAFVCAMIGAAGPFLVRADGSPNYALCCTAVGTLLNLALDALFINVFAWGIAGAAWATALAQTVSAAMVILYLPRFRTLRLRAADFLPDFRLYVRIAALGAGPMCNFFTQAVVQVFLNAALKKYGASAACGSDAALAAAGVANKVNTLAAAVVTGLTNGMQPIVSYNFGRGSYARVREAGIIVVKQVLAVSFCIFLCYQLLPRQITALFGVGTEAYFDFASRFFRIFMMLIFLSGLQSSVGGFFSAQGMPLYSIFISVTRQLIFLPPLLVLLPRHFGLSGVLWAGPAADIAMAAAAAYLMARRCRRLEDMQRAADYAKEEIDATITQAT, from the coding sequence TTTTGCCTTCCGTCGCTTGCCGCCAGCCTCGTCACCGCGCTCTACAACATCGTAGACCAGATATTCATCGGCCGCGCGCTCGGCGTCGCGGGCAACGCTGCCGCCAATGTGGTTTTTCCCGCCGTTACCGTCATTACTGCGCTGTCGCTGATGTGCGGCGTCGGTTCGTCCGCCGTCATGAACCTTGCCCTTGGGCGCGGAGATAATGAACAGGCGCGCCGGGGCGTTGCCGGCGGTTTTGTGATGATGGCAGTCTGCGGCATGGCCGTGTCGCTGGCGATGCTCTGCCGGACGGTGCCGCTGCTTCGTCTCTTCGGCTGTACCGATACGGTAATGCCATACGCCGCGCCATACGCGCAGATAACGGCGTTCGCCTTTGTCTGCGCGATGATCGGCGCTGCGGGCCCCTTCCTCGTGCGCGCCGACGGCAGCCCTAATTACGCTCTCTGCTGCACTGCGGTGGGGACGCTGCTGAACCTTGCGCTCGACGCGCTCTTCATCAACGTCTTTGCGTGGGGAATTGCCGGCGCGGCGTGGGCCACGGCGCTGGCGCAGACGGTGAGCGCCGCCATGGTTATCCTCTATCTGCCGCGTTTCAGGACCCTGCGCCTGAGAGCGGCTGACTTTCTTCCTGATTTCAGGCTTTACGTTCGCATTGCCGCACTTGGCGCGGGTCCGATGTGCAACTTTTTCACGCAGGCTGTCGTTCAGGTATTCCTAAACGCCGCGCTGAAAAAATATGGCGCCTCCGCGGCCTGCGGCAGCGACGCCGCGCTCGCCGCGGCGGGTGTGGCCAATAAGGTGAACACACTGGCCGCCGCCGTCGTCACCGGGCTCACTAACGGGATGCAGCCTATCGTCAGCTATAACTTCGGACGCGGAAGCTACGCGCGTGTACGGGAGGCCGGCATCATCGTTGTGAAGCAGGTACTGGCGGTATCATTCTGCATCTTCCTCTGCTACCAGCTGCTTCCGCGGCAGATAACCGCGCTCTTCGGCGTGGGAACTGAGGCATATTTCGACTTTGCCTCCCGTTTTTTCCGTATCTTTATGATGTTGATTTTTCTCAGCGGGCTGCAGAGCTCCGTCGGGGGATTTTTCTCCGCGCAGGGAATGCCGCTTTACAGCATATTCATCTCCGTTACGCGCCAGCTGATCTTCCTGCCGCCTCTTCTGGTGCTTCTGCCGCGCCATTTCGGCCTCTCCGGCGTCCTCTGGGCCGGTCCTGCCGCCGATATAGCGATGGCTGCCGCGGCAGCCTACCTGATGGCCCGCCGCTGCCGCCGGCTGGAGGATATGCAGCGTGCCGCTGATTATGCAAAAGAAGAAATTGATGCTACAATAACGCAAGCTACATGA